A DNA window from Cutaneotrichosporon cavernicola HIS019 DNA, chromosome: 2 contains the following coding sequences:
- the YMR1 gene encoding uncharacterized protein (Belongs to the protein-tyrosine phosphatase family. Non-receptor class myotubularin subfamily), translating to MDGLRVAKVESVVLEGTARQPPYARLHIEGTLHLTPHHLFFSPSSPGANVEKPRATETEEEIWIPYPTINVLQRLPQTAAGKYPLLVGTKTFDNYTLLFEKWGEGGAEDVWASVRDCAVTQSVEQLYAFFYTLPRSPVASTSALPNPANATSIPASNPLSPTPVSASPEKPSPVATAADTPVPPATGWYVYNPRTEFARQGVGSRTRAWRFTDINRDYSLCPTYPAKLVVPTRISDSVLAYAAKYRSKARIPALSYLHWANQASITRSSQPMVGIKGNRSAQDERLVECIFSSHQSPESGGSAQLTPSASSSNLTTFPASQVYGATCTNLIIDARPTTNAMANVAKGAGTENMDHYRWAEKAYLGIDNIHVMRNSLKTVVTTLAEASAGGMPVDRDKLRRSGWLKHLTAILDGSVMIVKNIHINSSHVLIHCSDGWDRTSQLSAVAQLCLDPYYRTLDGFRVLVEKDWLAFGHMFMHRSGHLSSAKLFTATPDNIDGVDDESDDDFGIAVKGAQAFFASMSKQFTSSSHLKEISPVFHQFLDCVRQIQHQFPDRFEFNEDYLLDLHYHLYACQFGTFLFDNERERRVAASGKPYVDRTLSAWEWFDLPAQRTSYLNPDYKPELDDRASRLPDADMGVLFPDPRDVRFWHRLFKRGDDEMNMPETFREAQAPEALLVGPSHPPDTRPDITLAPRSPDTSHSPPPLPYVPRVPGSKRVERTPSSSGQTTPRAKWSWNSMGSGALSAFNTFRSSATDAYSHLKERNEDEGQREMGSFEPGTGIGEGRRANPWDGSTVRQANPWDDDTSSPATKPTNNANPWDDDTPPAGLPGSGESGEPGPSNGQLKPKPKPARSATAELAANPWTEPPRSLTDLTLKTEGRKERKEANEASTAEMEAALGGSTAWDPLGAT from the exons ATGGACGGCCTCCGCGTCGCAAAGGTCGAGAGCGTCGTCCTGGAGGGTACGGCGCGTCAGCCTCCGTACGCTCGTCTTCACATCGAGGGGACCCTACACCTCACCCCACACCATCTCTTCTTCTCACCATCCTCTCCTGGCGCCAATGTGGAGAAGCCGCGCGCAACTGAGACTGAAGAGGAGATCTGGATCCCCTACCCGACCATCAACGTGCTTCAGCGCCTCCCACAGACCGCCGCGGGCAAGTACCCACTCCTCGTGGGCACCAAGACGTTTGACAACTACACCCTGTTGTTCGAGAAATGGGGAGAAGGTGGCGCAGAGGACGTGTGGGCAAGCGTACGCGACTGTGCCGTGACCC aaTCCGTCGAGCAACTGTACGCATTCTTCTACACCCTCCCGCGCTCGCCTGtcgcgagcacgagcgcgcTCCCCAATcccgccaacgccaccTCCATCCCCGCTTCCAACCCGCTGTCCCCCACCCCAGTGTCCGCTTCGCCTGAGAAGCCGTCGCCTGTCGCCACTGCAGCTGACACACCAGTACCACCAGCCACCGGGTGGTACGTGTACAACCCGCGCACCGAGTTTGCGCGGCAGGGCGTGGgctcgcgcacgcgcgcgtGGCGCTTTACGGATATCAACCGCGACTATTCATTATGCCCAACGTATCCCGCCAAGCTCGTTGTGCCAACCCGCATCTCTGACTCAGTGCTGGCGTACGCGGCCAAGTACCGGAGTAAGGCGCGCATACCGGCCCTCTCGTACCTGCACTGGGCGAACCAGGCGAGCATCACACGCTCGTCCCAGCCTATGGTTGGAATCAAGGGCAACCGGAGCGCTCAGGACGAGCGCCTTGTCGAGTgcatcttctcctcgcaCCAGTCGCCCGAGAGCGGAGGTTCGGCGCAGCTCACGCCCTCAGCGTCGAGCTCTAACCTCACCACCTTTCCCGCGTCACAGGTGTATGGCGCAACATGCACCAACCTCATCATCGACGCGCGGCCAACGACCAACGCCATGGCCAACGTCGCCAAGGGTGCCGGCACCGAGAACATGGATCATTACCGCTGGGCCGAAAAGGCGTacctcggcatcgacaACATCCATGTCATGCGCAACAGCCTCAAGACTGTTGTCACCACgctggccgaggcgagcgcAGGTGGGATGCCCGTCGACCGCGACAAGCTGCGCAGGTCGGGGTGGCTCAAGCATCTCACGGCGATCCTCGATGGGTCGGTCATGATCGTCAAGAACATCCACATCAATTCATCGCACGTGCTCATCCACTGCTCCGACGGGTGGGACCGCACGTCGCAGCTCAGCGCGGTGGCACAACTCTGTCTGGATCCCTACTACCGTACGCTTGACGGCTTCCGCGTACTGGTGGAGAAGGACTGGCTCGCATTCGGGCACATGTTCATGCACCGTTCGGGACacttgtcctcggccaAGCTCTTCACTGCGACGCCAGACAACATTGACGGCGTGGATGACGAgagtgacgacgactttgGCATCGCCGTCAAGGGCGCGCAGGCCTTCTTTGCATCCATGTCGAAGCAGTTCACTTCAAGCTCTCACTTGAAGGAGATCTCGCCCGTCTTCCACCAGTTCCTTGACTGTGTGCGCCAGATCCAGCACCAGTTCCCCGACCGCTTCGAGTTTAACGAAGActacctcctcgacctgcaCTACCACCTCTACGCCTGTCAGTTCGGCACGTTCCTCTTCGACAACGAGCGGGAgcgtcgcgtcgccgcctcAGGCAAGCCGTACGTCGATCGCACCCTGTCGGCGTGGGAGTGGTTCGACCTGCCGGCACAGCGTACATCCTACCTCAACCCAGACTACAAACCCGAGCTAGACGACCGCGCATCCCGCCTCCCCGACGCTGACATGGGCGTGCTCTTTCCCGATCCGCGCGATGTGCGCTTCTGGCACCGCCTCTtcaagcgcggcgacgacgagatgaaCATGCCCGAAACCTTTCGCGAGGCGCAAGCGCCGGAAGCGCTCCTTGTTGGCCCGTCTCATCCACCCGACACGCGTCCGGACATAACACTGGCTCCCAGAAGCCCCGACACCAGTCACTCGCCCCCACCGCTACCGTACGTGCCGCGCGTGCCGGGATCCAAGCGGGTTGAACGCACACCCTCTTCGAGCGGCCAGACGACACCGCGCGCAAAGTGGAGCTGGAACTCTATGGGCTCGGGGGCCCTCAGTGCGTTCAATACGTTCCGTTCGAGCGCGACAGACGCATACAGCCATCTAAAGGAACGTaatgaggacgagggacAACGCGAGATGGGCTCCTTCGAACCGGGTACGGGTATTGGTGAGGGACGCCGGGCGAATCCATGGGACGGCTCGACCGTACGCCAGGCAAACCCGTGGGACGATGATACGTCTTCGCCGGCCACAAAGCCTACCAACAACGCAAACCCTTGGGATGACGATACCCCGCCAGCCGGACTACCTGGGTCTGGAGAGTCTGGAGAGCCGGGCCCGAGCAATGGCCAGCTAAAGCCAAAGCCCAAGCCTGCACggagcgcgaccgccgagctcgcagCCAACCCATGGACCGAGCCGCCGCGGTCACTGACTGACTTGACGCTCAAGACTGAGGGCCGGAAGGAGAGGAAAGAGGCGAACgaggcgtcgacggcggagatggaggcggcgctgggaGGGAGTACGGCGTGGGACCCGTTGGGTGCGACTTAG
- a CDS encoding uncharacterized protein (Major Facilitator Superfamily), whose amino-acid sequence MSDDKASIQASLKDDYGHNLAVEVPASIAALTEPDRIALDKAATRKVDILLMPALVVLYILNYLDRQNISTAKIGGMTTDLGMTAQQLSTCVAVLFAGYVSLQIPSNIIASKVTWPSTYICLMCGLWGAVSACTGAVNSYAGMAICRTILGFTEAAFFPGALYLLSMFYTKEQLALRTAILYSGSQLGNAFGGLFALACLQLDGAHGLEGWRWLFIVEGVMTVGFAIIFATYMPNRPESMRWLSPIEREQLLYRLAADRGTKDGAEEMGQRQAIRLAFTDIKVWLVGITLTIAYVAAAVTNFFPIVVNGLGFNRTTTLAITAPPYILCILVINLNGFHSDKKRERTWHIIGPFFVTILANVIAVATTNIGARYFAMMLMPASFYSASIVLLSWISTTVVGPHTKRAVAIAIINAVSNTSNIWTSYLYTGAPRYTLAFAVNLAASVVVVLLVLVTRWYLARLNAKLERGEDLGKQGPSAVQIEAGFRFVL is encoded by the exons ATGTCAGACGACAAAGCCTCGATCCAGGCCTCCCTCAAGGACGACTATGGCCACAACCTCGCAGTCGAGGTCCCCGCCTCGATCGCAGCTCTGACTGAGCCCGATCGGATCGCGCTGGACAAAGCAGCGACCCGCAAGGTCGACATACTCCTCATGCCAGCCCTAGTCGTCCTCTACATCCTCAACTACCTCG ACCGGCAGAACATCTCGACAGCAAAGATCGGGGGCATGACGACCGACCTGGGCATGACGGCTCAGCAGCTCAGTACCTGTGTCGCAGTGCTGTTTGCCGGCTACGTCTCCCTCCAAATTCCGTCCAACATCATCGCGTCAAAAGTCACTTGGCCCAGCACATACATCTGCTTGATGTGTGGTCTCTGGGGCGCAGTGAGCGCCTGTACCGGCGCAGTGAACAGCTATGCTGGCATGGCCATCTGCCGTACCATCCTGGGCTTTACCGAggccgccttcttccccgGTGCGCTGTATTTGCTTTCAATGTTCTATACCAAGGAACAGCTCGCCCTGCGTACGGCCATTCTCTATTCTGGCTCTCAACTCGGTAACGCATTCGGTGGTCTGTTCGCCCTCGCCTGTCTCCAGTTGGATGGGGCCCATGGACTCGAGGGATGGAGGTGGCTCTTCATCGTTGAGGGTGTCATGACTGTTGGTTTTGCCATCATCTTCGCCACGTACATGCCCAATCGGCCGGAGAGTATGCGCTGGTTATCGCCTATTGAGAGGGAGCAACTCCTTTATCGTTTAGCTGCGGATCGGGGGACCAAGGATGGGGCTGAGGAGATGGGACAGCGCCAGGCGATCCGCCTAGCATTCACTGATATCAAGGTATGGCTCGTGGGAATCACCTTGACGATCGCATAcgttgctgctgctgtcacAAACTTTTTCCCCATCGTGGTCAACGGGCTCGGATTTAACCGCACCACGACCTTGGCGATCACGGCGCCGCCCTATATCCTGTGTATTCTCGTGATCAACTTGAATGGTTTCCATTCCGACAAGAAACGCGAGCGCACATGGCACATTATCGGTCCGTTCTTTgtcaccatcctcgccaacgtcaTTGCCGTCGCCACGACCAATATCGGCGCGCGGTACTTTGCCATGATGCTCATGCCTGCGTCGTTCTACTCGGCCTCGATTGTGCTGCTTTCTTGGATCTCCACAACTGTTGTCGGACCACACACTaagcgcgccgtcgctATTGCCATCATCAACGCCGTCTCGAATACCTCCAATATCTGGACATCCTACCTCTACACCGGCGCGCCTCGGTACACCCTCGCTTTCGCAGTCAACCTCGCTGCTTCGGTCGtggtcgtcctcctcgtgcTAGTCACGCGGTGGTACCTCGCTCGCCTTAatgccaagctcgagcgcggtgAGGATCTCGGTAAGCAGGGCCCCAGTGCCGTGCAGATCGAGGCGGGGTTCCGGTTTGTTCTCTAA
- a CDS encoding uncharacterized protein (Glycosyl Hydrolase Family 88) has product MVAILVAALAVLQLAAAAALPHHHRHPRAGHAPRAPDDSFHGVTLPLLCYDDRISDPSYRMLSTKLPSILDRAIQISSHSWEVGTLTQALLEVYNPRLAPFAYSDAAFHGALGGKIRVPTAPLEAASVAAKFLAAYDFSSAPSESGDLNSLLEGGSPRALVDGGGSLGDPCSLGPAAWLLAHFADAIGDDVGTPLATDTQYAWAVGNQLAYLQQGPRSDNGTISHREDKFEIWADQGYMIPPFLAYLGLTTNNTALLEQALDQWLLTSSALLDTNHNLYRHLNTFDTRFWATGNGWMLAGLMRVLASIKAAGGAGLGSKVAEAEDIAARVFQSLFNRLDDSDRLPNYMEETDPSLTHADSAGTTAVVGAFYRFLVLRPDLARGMKPAAERAFSGVVNKVDGEAWLTAVVDPQGTNGFLVYPGQDTRSPEGQSLLAIMWAARTAASQ; this is encoded by the coding sequence ATGGTGGCCATCCttgtcgccgccctcgcggtCCTGCAGCTGGCtgcagccgccgccctcccccaccaccaccggcACCCGCGTGCAGGCCACGCGCCGCGTGCCCCCGACGACTCGTTCCACGGCGTTactcttcccctcctgTGCTACGACGACAGAATCAGCGACCCTAGCTACCGCATGCTGAGCACCAAGTTGCCCTCAATCCTCGACCGAGCTATTCAGATTAGCTCCCACTCATGGGAGGTCGGCACACTCACCCAGGCCCTTCTGGAGGTGTACAACCCCCGCCTCGCGCCATTCGCATACAGCGACGCAGCATTCCACGGTGCTCTCGGCGGCAAGATTCGTGTCCCGACCGCCCCACTCGAGGCGGCCAGCGTCGCGGCAAAGTTCCTCGCCGCCTACGACTTCTCCAGTGCCCCTTCAGAAAGCGGTGACCTCAACAgtctcctcgagggcgggaGCCCGCGCGCccttgtcgacggcggcggctcgcTTGGCGACCCATGCTCCCTCGGTCCCGCGGCATGGTTGCTCGCCCACTTTGCCGACGCTatcggcgacgacgtcggcacgCCCCTTGCTACCGATACACAGTACGCGTGGGCTGTCGGCAACCAGCTCGCGTACCTCCAGCAGGGGCCGCGCTCAGACAACGGCACGATCTCGCACCGCGAGGACAAGTTCGAAATCTGGGCCGACCAGGGATACATGATCCCGCCCTTCCTGGCCTACCTCGGCCTCACGACTAACAAcaccgccctcctcgagcaggcTCTCGACCAGTGGCTTctcacgtcgtcggccCTCCTTGACACAAACCACAACCTCTACCGCCACCTCAACACGTTTGACACGCGTTTCTGGGCAACAGGCAACGGGTGGATGCTTGCTGGCCTGATGCGGGTCCTGGCCTCTATCAAGGCAGCGGGCGGTGCGGGCCTCGGATCAAAGGTTGCAGAGGCGGAGGACATCGCTGCGCGAGTCTTCCAATCCCTCTTCAACCGTCTGGATGACTCGGACCGCCTCCCGAATTACATGGAAGAAACCGACCCTTCCCTCACCCACGCCGACAGTGCGGGCACGACCGCCGTCGTTGGCGCCTTCTACCGCTTCCTCGTTCTTCGTCCGGACCTCGCTCGGGGAATGAAGCCAGCGGCCGAACGAGCTTTCTCAGGTGTCGTCAACAaggtcgacggcgaggcgtggctcaccgccgtcgtcgacccgCAGGGCACCAACGGCTTCCTCGTTTATCCGGGACAGGACACGCGTTCGCCAGAGGGCCAGTCCCTCCTCGCGATCATGTGGGCCGCCCGCACTGCTGCTAGCCAGTAG
- a CDS encoding uncharacterized protein (Glycosyl hydrolase family 1), with translation MTRTNALRKDFIWGFATAAAQIEGGGEDKEKASGRGPSIWDYFCDKPGKIADGSKVNDTCDFYTHWKEDLAMMKNLGANSYRFSISWPRVIPLGGKDDPVNEQGLQFYSDVIDECLRLGMTPFVTLYHWDLPLELYKRYGGWLNKERSTEDFVRYARLAFERYGDRVKDWITFNEPWVIAALGHSAGAFAPGHISNTEPWIVGHSLLVAHAHAAKVYHDEFAQDGGVIGITLNGDWAEPYDSSPENIKAAQDKMDAAVGWFADPVYLGTYPESLKVMLQDRLPEFTPEEIALLKDSSDFYGCNFYTTNMIKAGADDEVNGNTHLLFTRPDGTYLGPESQMGWLRDVPWGFRKHLNYLYKRYGKPIYITENGYAVKGENDMSPQDAINDTDRVNYFEGYLGAVRDAIGDGVDIRSYFAWSCYDNFEWASGFTPRFGCVRIDYETKKRTVKDSGRFLGQWFEENISV, from the exons ATGACACGCACCAACGCCCTCCGCAAGGACTTTATTTGGGGTTTCGCAACCGCCGCAGCTCAGATcgaaggcggcggcgaggacaaggagaaggccaGTGGGCGCGGCCCCAGC ATCTGGGACTACTTCTGCGACAAGCCGGGCAAGATTGCCGACGGGTCCAAGGTCAACGATACCTGCGACTTCTACACCCATTGGAAGGAGGACCTTGCTA TGATGAAGAACCTGGGAGCGAATTCGTACCGGTTCTCAATCTCTTGGCCGCGCGTCATTCCCCTCGGCGGAAAAGATGACCCGGTCAACGAACAGGGACTTCAGTTCTACTCGGACGTCATTGATGAATGTCTCCGTCTCGGCATGACCCCCTTTGTCACACTGTACCACTGGGACCTCCCGCTCGAGCTGTACAAGCGCTATGGCGGATGGCTGAACAAGGAGCGTAGCACTGAGGATTTTGTCCGCTACGCCCGCCTTGCTTTTGAGCGGTATGGCGACCGCGTCAAGGACTGGATCACGTTTAATGAGCCGTGGGTCATCGCGGCGCTTGGTCACTCTGCGGGAGCTTTTGCGCCGGGACATATCTCCAACACGGAACCATGGATCGTCGGACACAGCTTGCTGGTCGcgcacgcccacgccgccaaAGTCTACCACGACGAGTTTGCGCAGGACGGCGGCGTTATTGGAATCACCCTCAATGGCGACTGGGCTGAGCCGTACGACTCGTCTCCGGAGAACATCAAGGCCGCGCAGGATAAGATGGACGCGGCGGTTGGATGGTTTGCCGACCCGGTTTATCTCGGCACATATCCCGAATCACTCAAGGTTATGTTGCAGGACCGCCTGCCCGAGTTCACGCCCGAGGAGATTGCGCTCCTCAAAGACTCGTCGGACTTTTACGGGTGCAAC TTCTACACCACCAACATGATCAAAGCCGGCGCCGATGACGAAGTAAACGGCAACAcccacctcctcttcacccGTCCCGATGGCACTTATCTCGGTCCGGAATCCCAGATGGGCTGGCTCCGCGACGTGCCGTGGGGATTCCGCAAACACTTGAACTACCTGTACAAGCGGTACGGCAAGCCAATCTACATTACCGAGAACGGGTATGCCGTCAAGGGGGAGAATGACATGTCTCCGCAGGACGCGATCAACGACACGGACCGGGTGAATTACTTTGAGGGGTATTTGGGAGCTGTAAGGGACGCGATTGGGGATGGGGTCGACATCCGCTCGTACTTTGCCTGGTCGTGCTACGACAACTTTGAGTGGGCCAGCGGGTTTACTCCGCGATTCGGGTGTGTGCGGATAGACTACGAGACCAAGAAGCGGACAGTTAAGGACTCGGGGCGGTTCCTGGGCCAGTGGTTTGAGGAGAATATCAGTGTGTAG
- a CDS encoding uncharacterized protein (Enolase C-terminal domain-like protein), with protein sequence MTSSSTAAREAQYLPPSDLAANYKRGIQRDFVFKPHPSSTIPGSTRIKKVENFYVRPRWLFVRIETEGGVVGWGEGTLEGHTEAVQGSLADIARRIVGWDAMNIEDIYTYLYRHRFYRGGEVLMSAMSGVDIALWDIKGKVLGVPVWQLLGGAVRERCEVYGWIGGDRPSDVLEQAKARKAQGFTKVKMNATESIAWLDSPHALDETVNRLAQVKSIGIDAGLDFHGRVHKAMAKQLAQQLEPHRPLFIEEPLLPGHVNEMKDLYNKTTIPIALGERLFTRQDVRPYFEAGCIDIIQPDIAHAGGISETRKIAIMAEAYDIGVAPHCPLGPLAFAASLQVGFATPNFVICEMSWKMHYNTGGFDLLTYMTNPEVFEVRDGHIDLLTSPGLGIELNEELIRSEAEEAAKLEPWINPLFRGPDGTVREW encoded by the exons ATGACAtcgtcctccaccgcgGCCCGCGAGGCGCAGTACCTTCCCCCCTCAGATCTAGCCGCCAACTACAAGCGCGGCATCCAGCGCGACTTTGTATTCAAGCCgcacccctcctccacgaTCCCCGGCTCGACCCGAATCAAAAAGGTCGAGAACTTCTACGTCCGTCCACGCTGGCTGTTCGTGCGCATCGAAACCGAAGGCGGCGTAGTTGGTTGGGGAGAGGGCACACTCGAAGGCCACACCGAGGCTGTACAGGGATCGTTGGCGGACATTGCCAGGCGTATTGTGGGATGGGACGCGATGAACATTGAGGACATCTACACCTACCTCTACAGACACCGCTTCTACCGCGGTGGAGAAGTGCTCATGTCCGCAATGAGTGGTGTTGATATTGCTCTCTG GGATATCAAAGGCAAAGTTCTTGGTGTGCCAGTGTGGCAACTCCTCGGTGGGGCTGTGAGGGAGCGTTGTGAGGTGTATGGATGGATTGGAGGTGATCGGCCCTCGGACGTGCTGGAGCAGGCCAAAGCACGAAAGGCGCAGGGGTTTACAAAGGTCAAGATGAACGCTACAGAGTCTATTGCGTGGCTTGACTCCCCCCACGCCCTCGATGAGACGGTCAATCGTCTCGCCCAAGTTAAGAGTATTGGCATCGACGCCGGGTTGGACTTTCACGGACGCGTGCACAAGGCCATGGCCAAGCAGCTGGCCCAGCAGCTGGAACCGCACCGACCGCTCTTTATCGAGGAGCCCCTGCTTCCGGGTCACGTCAACGAGATGAAGGACCTGTACAACAAGACGACCATTCCTATTGCC CTTGGCGAACGCCTCTTTACCCGCCAAGATGTCAGGCCATACTTTGAGGCCGGGTGTATCGACATTATCCAGCCCGACATTGCGCATGCTGGCGGTATCTCGGAAACCCGCAAGATTGCCATCATGGCCGAAGCGTACGATATCGGCGTCGCCCCGCATTGTCCTCTAGGCCCGCTCGCATTCGCCGCTTCCCTCCAAGTAGGCTTCGCAACCCCCAATTTTGTGATTTGCGAGATGAGCTGGAAGATGCACTACAACACCGGCGGATTCGACCTCCTCACGTACATGACCAACCCCGAGGTATTCGAGGTTCGCGATGGCCACATCGACCTCCTGACCTCGCCGGGTCTTGGCATTGAACTAAACGAGGAGCTCATCCGctccgaggcggaggaggcggcaaAGCTCGAGCCGTGGATCAACCCCCTCTTCCGGGGTCCGGATGGAACCGTGCGCGAGTGGTAG